Proteins from one Hyperolius riggenbachi isolate aHypRig1 chromosome 2, aHypRig1.pri, whole genome shotgun sequence genomic window:
- the LOC137545009 gene encoding piggyBac transposable element-derived protein 4-like: MASTSRRQLAAESLVELEDSDLQSLADSSDSDAPEDLSSNPGSNSESDSITTDVSDVRVWCPVDLSQAPPPPPRFPFTGEPGLKKVCEHNPLAYLQLFFDEAVIEKIVEETNRYATQQLAAPRRPFSRSRTWEPVTKEDIWLFWGLIILQGVVGKPLQKWYWTTNKMIATPFFGTVMSEYRFSLIMKFLHFANNDTFEESTHPAPKLKKIWEVYEMVVENFRTTYVPERDISVDESLMAYKGRLSWLQFIASKRARFGIKSYMLCESSTGYIWNTVLYTGKGTKFNPRFSDYGVATSSVLSLAEPLLDKGYCVTTDNFYSSPELFKILIKRRTDAYGTVRPNRREMPTSFGKQKLKPGDIAAWQKGKMLALRWRDKKDVCLLSTVHDTSTVPTKTRAGKEIQKPQVVVDYNLTMGGVDRADQAVTFYPAVRKQQKKYYKKIFRHLLEQSLWNSYILYKQRSERPITHADYIWRMCECICLRYQTATDARTGRRASYVVNPERLTGRHFPEHIPPTAKKNTPTRTCVVCCSKTDERGKKVRKESRIYCPDCNVGLCAAPCFKTYHTREVY, from the coding sequence ATGGCGTCCACTTCAAGAAGGCAGCTCGCTGCGGAATCGCtggtggagttggaggacagcgatttgcagtcactggcggactcAAGCGACAGTGACGCACCTGAGGACCTCTCATCCAACCCAGGTAGCAACAGCGAGAGTGATTCCATCACCACGGATGTTAGCGATGTCCGGGTCTGGTGCCCCGTTGACCTTTCTCAGGCACCGCCACCGCCCCCCCGTTttccttttactggggagcctggcctgaagaaagtgtgtgagcacaaccccctggcctacctgcagctctTCTTTGATGAGGCCGTTATTGAGAAGATTGTGGAGGAGACTAATCGTTATGCCACCCAACAACTGGCTGCTCCACGACGCCCCTTCTCAAGAAGCAGGACCTGGGAGCCGGTCACCAAAGAAGATATTTGGCTATTTTGGGGACTTATCattctgcagggggtggtggggaagcccctgcagaagtgGTATTGGACCACCAACAAAATGATAGCGACCCCGTTCTTTGGTACGGTGATGAGCGAGTACCGGTTTTCGCTCATCATGAAATTTCTCCATTTCGCCAATAACGACACCTTTGAGGAGTCCACTCACCCTGCtcccaaactgaaaaaaatctggGAAGTGTACGAGATGGTGGTGGAGAACTTCAGGACCACGTATGTTCCAGAGCGGGATATATCCGTGGATGAGAGCCTGATGGCTTACAAGGGGAGGCTGAGCTGGCTGCAATTTATAGCTTCTAAGCGGGCCCGCTTTGGAATCAAATCTTATATGTTGTGTGAGTCTTCAACCGGGTACATCTGGAATACAGTTTTGTACACCGGAAAGGGAACAAAGTTCAATCCCCGGTTCAGCGACTACGGAGTGGCGACAAGTTCCGTTTTATCACTTGCTGAGCCGTTACTGGACAAGGGATATTGTGTCACCACGGACAATTTTTATTCTTCCCCGGAACTCTTTAAGATCCTCATAAAGCGTCGCACTGATGCCTACGGCACAGTTAGGCCGAACAGGCGGGAGATGCCTACATCTTTTGGGAAGCAGAAATTGAAACCAGGGGacatagctgcttggcagaaaggAAAGATGCTGGCTCTCCGCTGGCGGGATAAaaaagacgtttgtctcctttccaCAGTCCACGACACCTCCACTGTTCCCACCAAAACGAGAGCAGGAAAGGAAATACAGAAGCCGCAGGTTGTGGTGGACTACAACCTAACAATGGGTGGAGTGGACAGAGCGGACCAAGCAGTGACATTTTATCCCGCAGTCCGCAAGCAGCAGAAGAAATACTATAAAAAGATATTCCGACATCTTCTGGAGCAGTCTCTGTGGAATTCTTATATACTCTACAAGCAGCGCAGTGAAAGGCCAATTACTCACGCGGACTACATATGGAGGATGTGCGAGTGTATCTGTTTGCGGTACcagactgccacagatgccagaactGGGCGACGTGCCTCCTATGTCGTTAACCCGGAGCGACTCACTGGCCGGCACTTCCCGGAGCACATACCTCCCACCgccaaaaaaaacacaccaacCAGGACATGTGTGGTGTGCTGCTCGAAGACCGATGAGAGGGGCAAAAAAGTCAGGAAGGAGTCGCGCATCTACTGCCCTGACTGCAATGTTGGACTCTGTGCTGCTCCCTGCTTTAAAACTTATCATACACGGGAGGTGTACTAA